From Gossypium raimondii isolate GPD5lz chromosome 11, ASM2569854v1, whole genome shotgun sequence:
AAccttaaaagaacatccacttatccaagatttaaaaaatcacacccaatacgttagggcacaatttctttaaaatcccaaactcggaatatttcctttattattttttagaaaaaatcttcatttcaagaaatcaatgcgtcacatccaatacgttaggacacaacgtgttgaattcccaataatgagttcttatttttttgattaaaaagagaaatgctcgattgttagatttaacgaagaaaatcggaacccaatacgttagggctcaatttccttgaaaatcctaaatacgagcattacctcaattttgaaaagatttaaaattgagtaaaaactGATGTAGTGctacattaattatataatgcaataacaaatattacaataacatagaaataatgtaaacatataaatgaaaaataagcaaaatataaagaataaatggcacataatttatgtattgaaattaaaagacatACACATAATTCACATATGCAATCTTAAGCTATGAAACTCATATATATAACATCAATGCATTTACGAAAataaagggaagaaaaaaatgaaaaatattatagagtatatataaaaaacatacattagcattttatgaataaaaatattcgtataaatacataaatatacaaaattggttttaaagtaaatatatatatataccacgcatataataaaaatggctaaaaatattaatatgtatatatatataaaactaaacaTATAcgtattgatataaaatattacattaaaaatatacatgtaaatatgtaaaactatatatatatatatataataaaaatgactaaaaatattaatatgtatatatatataaaactaaacaTATACGcattgatataaaataaaaaaatttcattacattacattaaaaatatacatgtaaatatgtaaaactatatatatatatatatataaactaaataaaataaaaggaataataaagaaaaacagactaaattgaactataaataaaaatatggggCAAATACTTGAAGTTCGGAGGTCCAAATTGaacgcgcgaattacatagaggggctggaagggaaattttcccttctcctctaaaatgGCGCCGTTCCAtcagggctaaattgaaatcgaaaatgaattaaagggctaatttaaaaaattaaacaaacctAATTGTAAAGCAttaaaaaggcggaggggctaaaagcgcaatttgcccctccgcgtaaaaacacgcggatcttgggtccgggtcgggtcgacgcgcggatcctcccctcaaaacggcgccgttttcaattggctatttaagccaaaatttaaaagaataatttcattttcaatccttcaaagaaaaaaaaacgaaaatccTTCAAAGAAAAGCTCTCAACCCCCTGGACACCGTCCTTCTGTACGGTCATCGGCCGGTCACCGGCCACCGCGCCAGTCGCTGATCTCCGGCGCCGGCACCACCTTCCGCGGTGGccggaaaaagtaaaaaaaaatcttttttaaccTTCTTGACCCCCTAAGCCTAGATCCGGGCTCAAATCCCGcgaaaaattaacaaaaaggcCCCTAAATGTATAGAAACCTTTCGGCTTCCGGTCGTCAATCCTCGGTGACGACTTCCTCGGCCATCCGCGGCGATTAGGGCTCGCAAATAGGTTTTTCCTTCccttttgtatttatataaataataacaataaataaatataaaaaataaaataaaatagaaatgctAGTATCAACCTTTGCTTTGATTTTTGCTCTTGATATTGTGAAAGTTGtagtttatatctttttatttcgAAATCAGATCCTGTTACAGTATTgtttttggctttttatagccgaatgaataaaataaatcaagaaacaaattttgattgattcaatctgatttgatttgatttctctTTCCTTTCTTGTGTTTATTTCTTGCAGGCGAAGATGCGGAGATTCAAAGGCTCAGTTGCGGCgctgttgaaaatttgaaaccctagggtttcatcCTCTGTCTTGGGCCACAACTTTGTTTTGGTTTGGGCCTTGTAGCCCGTTTGTAATCAAACACTATggactgtttttattttattattttatctatgttTTTGCTTTTATTGGACCGGGTAAAATTGAGGTATTACATCAATCACTATTAAAAGTTACTAAtcgaaatataattttaaataaaacttgaCAATTTgtttaaagttgaaaaaaaaccactaaaagaataattaataaagattaacttatttatttcaaataactaAAGTGGGGTGGAAATAcatagataaatataaaatagcatacatattttatccttaatttatttatttatgtatttcttAAATACAAACCTAGTTCTACGCCATAGCTTTCAACTGTTCAACCAAATTCGAAATAAGCTTGTCCTGTATCTCTGCATTCAGCAGAAAGTCCTTCCATTTCATGTGATTCTGTCTTATGGAAACGCCTGCTTCCTTGTCTACATCCACCATCACAGTCTCCACAGCCTCCTTAATATTTTCCTTGGAGAAATACCCATCCTCCTCTCTCCTACTCACTTCCACACCCGCCTTCATGTCCCCAGCCACCAGCTTGGCGTTCAAGAACTGGTCACCCTTCAATGGCAGCAACACCAACTGGCAATCGTTCATCAAAGCTTCCATAATGGAACTAAACCCAGAGTGGCAAATGCAACAACCCACACTCTCGTGTGCCAATATAAGTTGTTGTTGGACCCATCCCGAGTGGACAACCCCTCTTCCCTTAATCGCCTCCATGAACCCTTTTGGCAAGACCCTGTCAAGCTCCGCCCGGGCTTCCACTCCACCCGGGAAGTTCACTACCAGAATAAATGGCAATCCTGTGAGCTCCAAACCAGTAGCCAGTTCTTTTAATTGATCATCTTTGAGAAACGTTTCGCTGCCAAAAGAGCAAAATATGACAGACTCGGGTGGATGTTGAGCCAACCAAGTTGCCCATTTCTCGTCGAGCACACCGGAGGGTGGGTCTGGAGTAAGTGGACCAGTTAATAAAACTGGCTTTTGATATTGGGTCTTGATGAAATCAACGTAAGGACCTTCCATTTCGTTGCAGCTTTTCAAAACTATAGCACTGCAACTGTTGAAGCCGTCAACGGCTGTATGGTAAACCGCAGGGCGACCATTAAAGCTCTTGTAAACATAAGACAAGTCTTGCGCCTGGAATGCTTTGAGAGAGGTAAAGGAGGTTTGCGGGTAGCCGCATGGCGGTTTCTTTAGATCGTCAACGGTGGGCTCCTCAGTTTCAACTCCAATAAATCTTGCGGGGACAGTAACGTAAGCACCAGAGATGGCAGAGAAGACGGAGAAGGAAAGCGTCTTGATGCCAAGTTGAGAGCAGAGTTTGGGAACCCAGTGATGGGCGAAATCAAAGAAGACAAACTGGGGTCGGAGCTCTGAGAGGAGAGTTTTGATTTGAGGCTGCATGAGATCCACGGCCTCCTTGAGGAGCTCGTGCATTGCAGGTGTCATCTCAGAGGTGTTGTGGAGATGAGTAGGAAGGCCTTGGACCTTGGGAATCTGGATGGGGATGATTTGGATGGTTGAGGTGACAAGAAATGAAGATTTGATGCGTGAAACATTACCGGGAGGCGTGAGGAAAGATATTCGAAATCCATGAAGGGAAAGCTTGTTAGAGAGTTGAATGAATGGGCTAATATGGCCGAAAGCAAAATAGGGGAACATCACTGCATGGATCTCTTTAGCTTCACCACCCGCCATTTCTGAGTTGTGGAGTGAGCCTGCTTGCTTGCCTGTGCCTCGATGTTTGATTTGTTTGCTAACCGACTTACACTTATCTAACCCTCataaatgttttactttttcctttatatggttaaagctatttaaaaaaataacttgcACATGACATGAtctttcatatatcaaattgctggtattttaccaaaataatttaaaaaaatttaatatttacaaaaataacttaagttttaaaataattactaaaataattaagttttaaaataatctgATAATATTTTAGACTCATGATTGTCTGATAATTGTGTTagcctttaaaaaattaaattttttagttctGGCTTGTCAATGGTCGGAACcagtgtatttttttaaaatattatcatattggtatacagaaaaaaaaatttggtggtggtctgtcaatggccggcactaCTTTTACGGGAAAAAAAATTTTCGGGTGCTGACCTGTCAATGGCCGAcaccagtatacgaaaaaaattaaaaaaaaatttggtggtGGCCTGTCAATGGCTGGCACCACCTTTACggggaaaaaaatattttttcggATGTTGCCCTGTCAAAGGCCGGCACCGATatacgaaaaaaattaaaaaaaatttatggtggTGTCCTGTCAATTATCGACACCGAttatctgaaaaaataaaaaaattcggttcTTCGCTCATCAATGGTCGGCACCAAGATatctgaaaaaattaaaaaaattaggtggTGGCCTGGAAATGGTCGGCACCACCTTTACAGAAAAAAAATTCgggtgctggcctgtcaatggccagCACCggtataagaaaatttttttttaaaaaaaattagtggtggcctgtcaatggccggcaccacctttACGGGAAAAAAAATTACGGCCAGCaccaaatttatcaaatatatataggtATTTGATCTTCCATTTtgtttggtttgaattttttttccctttgtttAGATGAaagcaaaattattttaaaatgagttttcaaatattgtttgtttatattCATTTCGATGaagaaatgataaatacaaCTGAAGAAGGCCGTGTATTTCGAAGCTGGAAAAAAATAGGAATaagatttaacaaaaaaatttcgcTGTCGGATTTAAAACGAAAAATCAGTACAAAGATAGCAACCCATTGCGGAAAGCAAATGTTGAGACTGTTTTACAGATTTCCGATTTCAACTGATCAGCTAAAGTTCTCAGAAATGgagcttgaagatgatgatgatttagGGACAATGATAGCAATTTATTGCCCCCTCTGAGATAGAAAGTCTCAGCCCGGTTGAGTTGTTCGCGAAGATAACTGAACCAGATCCCATTCAAGTGGTAATTCCAACAAGCCAGCGCTCCGGAATTGATTTTGATCTTAACGTCTCTTGGGAAGATCATTCGGGTTTTGGACGGTTAACGCCAACTCTTAAAAATCCAAAACTGGTGGATGTTCGTATAACACCCCATACTCGTGTCCTTGTCTAGAGATCCATCCAGAAGTGTTGGCCACCATAGAAGATCGTGATGAAGGGTCCGATAATGATGACCAGTCCCACCGTGATCCCAACGATGATTTTAGTGACTCCGATTTGGATGACATCCCTGAAGACATAGTCGAGAAAAGGTCAGTAGAGGGTGAAAATGCGAACCCCCATTCGGCAAAAACACGGGCCCTGGTATAGTTATAAGAAATAATCTAGGGTCCTTCATGACCGACGTGGATCCTGATCCGGCTCTTGCATGCGAGTTCCTGTAATACCCAAATATTGTGCCGGCTCACCTAGTTGACAATGAATTTGACGAAGAAGAGTTGTTTGTAGGACAACATTTTGATAACAAAAAAGTATGTTTACATGCTATAAAACAACTTAGCTTGAAGTTAGGTGTGGATTATAAAGTAACGAAGTTGACGCAGTTTTTGTACACAGGAGAATGTTGGAAAGCATCGAGTGGTTGTAAATGGCATGTCCGAGCCGCGTTAATGCAGCAGACGCAGATGTGGATG
This genomic window contains:
- the LOC105803319 gene encoding anthocyanidin-3-O-glucoside rhamnosyltransferase, producing the protein MAGGEAKEIHAVMFPYFAFGHISPFIQLSNKLSLHGFRISFLTPPGNVSRIKSSFLVTSTIQIIPIQIPKVQGLPTHLHNTSEMTPAMHELLKEAVDLMQPQIKTLLSELRPQFVFFDFAHHWVPKLCSQLGIKTLSFSVFSAISGAYVTVPARFIGVETEEPTVDDLKKPPCGYPQTSFTSLKAFQAQDLSYVYKSFNGRPAVYHTAVDGFNSCSAIVLKSCNEMEGPYVDFIKTQYQKPVLLTGPLTPDPPSGVLDEKWATWLAQHPPESVIFCSFGSETFLKDDQLKELATGLELTGLPFILVVNFPGGVEARAELDRVLPKGFMEAIKGRGVVHSGWVQQQLILAHESVGCCICHSGFSSIMEALMNDCQLVLLPLKGDQFLNAKLVAGDMKAGVEVSRREEDGYFSKENIKEAVETVMVDVDKEAGVSIRQNHMKWKDFLLNAEIQDKLISNLVEQLKAMA